Proteins from a single region of Neodiprion virginianus isolate iyNeoVirg1 chromosome 4, iyNeoVirg1.1, whole genome shotgun sequence:
- the LOC124303935 gene encoding LIM and senescent cell antigen-like-containing domain protein 1 isoform X2: protein MPGVTGMSLDDMFCSRCREGFEPHEKIVNSRGELWHPQCFVCAQCFRPFPEGIFYEFEGRKYCEHDFHVLFAPCCGKCGEFVIGRVIKAMNANWHPGCFRCEECSGELAETGFMKCQGRALCHTCNARIKAGALGKHICHQCHGIIDDKPLRFRGEVYHPYHFNCTACGIELNADAREVRSRPGFAANEMNELYCLRCHDKMGIPICGACRRPIEERVVTALGKHWHVEHFVCAKCEKPFLGHRHYEKKGLAYCETHYHQLFGNLCFVCNQVIAGDVFTALNKAWCVHHFACAFCDQKMNQKTKFFEFDLKPACKKCYEKFPQELKRRMRRMYDLNPKKIPA from the exons ATGCCAGG agTCACAGGGATGTCTCTGGATGACATGTTCTGCTCCCGCTGTCGCGAGGGATTCGAGCCGCACGAGAAGATTGTCAATTCTCGTGGAGAATTGTGGCATCCGCAATGTTTTGT TTGTGCACAGTGCTTTCGGCCTTTTCCCGAGGGTATTTTCTATGAGTTTGAAGGAAGAAAGTATTGCGAACATGATTTTCATGTTCTATTCGCCCCTTGCTGTGGCAAGTGTG gtgaattTGTCATTGGAAGAGTAATCAAAGCCATGAATGCTAACTGGCATCCTGGCTGCTTCCGTTGTGAGGAGTGTAGCGGTGAACTAGCAGAGACTGGTTTCATGAAATGCCAAGGAAGAGCATTGTGTCATACCTGTAACGCTCGAATAAAAGCTGGGGCTCTTGGAAAGCATATCTGCCATCAATGCCA TGGAATAATCGACGACAAGCCACTGCGTTTCCGTGGTGAAGTATATCATCCCTACCATTTCAACTGCACGGCTTGCGGGATTGAGTTGAATGCTGATGCCAGAGAAGTTAGGTCCAGGCCTGGATTTGCGGCTAATGAGATG AATGAACTATATTGTCTGAGATGCCACGATAAAATGGGAATACCGATCTGCGGAGCTTGCCGGCGTCCGATAGAAGAAAGAGTTGTCACTGCCTTGGGAAAACATTGGCACGTAGAACACTTTGTTTGTGCAAAGTGCGAGAAGCCATTTTTAGGTCATCGTCACTACGAGAAAAAGGGCCTTGCTTACTGTGAGACTCATTATCACCAGCTCTTTGGAAACCTATGTTTTGTTTGCAACCAAGTAATTGCTGGAGATg TTTTTACGGCATTAAACAAAGCATGGTGCGTACATCATTTTGCTTGCGCATTTTGTGACCAAAAGATGAACCAAAAGACAAAATTCTTCGAATTTGACTTAAAACCCGCTTGCAAGAAATGCTACGAGAAATTTCCCCAGGAATTGAAAAGGCGTATGCGTCGTATGTACGATttaaatccaaaaaaaatacctgcctaa
- the LOC124303935 gene encoding LIM and senescent cell antigen-like-containing domain protein 1 isoform X1, giving the protein MARNSDTLPFPTSISIQSLDHSKLYNRRAQSRENLVEKEITNDSNSNQSTFVYDYEELAEWKGFDKPPKLPPRNFKNAYCDTNDLKKQTTNKTGVTGMSLDDMFCSRCREGFEPHEKIVNSRGELWHPQCFVCAQCFRPFPEGIFYEFEGRKYCEHDFHVLFAPCCGKCGEFVIGRVIKAMNANWHPGCFRCEECSGELAETGFMKCQGRALCHTCNARIKAGALGKHICHQCHGIIDDKPLRFRGEVYHPYHFNCTACGIELNADAREVRSRPGFAANEMNELYCLRCHDKMGIPICGACRRPIEERVVTALGKHWHVEHFVCAKCEKPFLGHRHYEKKGLAYCETHYHQLFGNLCFVCNQVIAGDVFTALNKAWCVHHFACAFCDQKMNQKTKFFEFDLKPACKKCYEKFPQELKRRMRRMYDLNPKKIPA; this is encoded by the exons ATGGCCCGAAACAGTGATACTCTTCCATTTCCTACATCTATATCAATACAGTCATTAGATCACAGCAAATTATATAATAGGCGTGCACAATCCCGCGAAAATTTAGTTGAGAAAGAAATTACCAATGACTCGAACAGCAATCAATCTACTTTTGTATATGACTACGAAGAATTGGCTGAATGGAAGGGTTTTGATAAACCTCCTAAACTCCCGCCgaggaattttaaaaatgctTACTGTGACACTAATGACcttaaaaaacaaacaacaaacaaGACAGG agTCACAGGGATGTCTCTGGATGACATGTTCTGCTCCCGCTGTCGCGAGGGATTCGAGCCGCACGAGAAGATTGTCAATTCTCGTGGAGAATTGTGGCATCCGCAATGTTTTGT TTGTGCACAGTGCTTTCGGCCTTTTCCCGAGGGTATTTTCTATGAGTTTGAAGGAAGAAAGTATTGCGAACATGATTTTCATGTTCTATTCGCCCCTTGCTGTGGCAAGTGTG gtgaattTGTCATTGGAAGAGTAATCAAAGCCATGAATGCTAACTGGCATCCTGGCTGCTTCCGTTGTGAGGAGTGTAGCGGTGAACTAGCAGAGACTGGTTTCATGAAATGCCAAGGAAGAGCATTGTGTCATACCTGTAACGCTCGAATAAAAGCTGGGGCTCTTGGAAAGCATATCTGCCATCAATGCCA TGGAATAATCGACGACAAGCCACTGCGTTTCCGTGGTGAAGTATATCATCCCTACCATTTCAACTGCACGGCTTGCGGGATTGAGTTGAATGCTGATGCCAGAGAAGTTAGGTCCAGGCCTGGATTTGCGGCTAATGAGATG AATGAACTATATTGTCTGAGATGCCACGATAAAATGGGAATACCGATCTGCGGAGCTTGCCGGCGTCCGATAGAAGAAAGAGTTGTCACTGCCTTGGGAAAACATTGGCACGTAGAACACTTTGTTTGTGCAAAGTGCGAGAAGCCATTTTTAGGTCATCGTCACTACGAGAAAAAGGGCCTTGCTTACTGTGAGACTCATTATCACCAGCTCTTTGGAAACCTATGTTTTGTTTGCAACCAAGTAATTGCTGGAGATg TTTTTACGGCATTAAACAAAGCATGGTGCGTACATCATTTTGCTTGCGCATTTTGTGACCAAAAGATGAACCAAAAGACAAAATTCTTCGAATTTGACTTAAAACCCGCTTGCAAGAAATGCTACGAGAAATTTCCCCAGGAATTGAAAAGGCGTATGCGTCGTATGTACGATttaaatccaaaaaaaatacctgcctaa
- the LOC124303935 gene encoding LIM and senescent cell antigen-like-containing domain protein 1 isoform X3: MSLDDMFCSRCREGFEPHEKIVNSRGELWHPQCFVCAQCFRPFPEGIFYEFEGRKYCEHDFHVLFAPCCGKCGEFVIGRVIKAMNANWHPGCFRCEECSGELAETGFMKCQGRALCHTCNARIKAGALGKHICHQCHGIIDDKPLRFRGEVYHPYHFNCTACGIELNADAREVRSRPGFAANEMNELYCLRCHDKMGIPICGACRRPIEERVVTALGKHWHVEHFVCAKCEKPFLGHRHYEKKGLAYCETHYHQLFGNLCFVCNQVIAGDVFTALNKAWCVHHFACAFCDQKMNQKTKFFEFDLKPACKKCYEKFPQELKRRMRRMYDLNPKKIPA, from the exons ATGTCTCTGGATGACATGTTCTGCTCCCGCTGTCGCGAGGGATTCGAGCCGCACGAGAAGATTGTCAATTCTCGTGGAGAATTGTGGCATCCGCAATGTTTTGT TTGTGCACAGTGCTTTCGGCCTTTTCCCGAGGGTATTTTCTATGAGTTTGAAGGAAGAAAGTATTGCGAACATGATTTTCATGTTCTATTCGCCCCTTGCTGTGGCAAGTGTG gtgaattTGTCATTGGAAGAGTAATCAAAGCCATGAATGCTAACTGGCATCCTGGCTGCTTCCGTTGTGAGGAGTGTAGCGGTGAACTAGCAGAGACTGGTTTCATGAAATGCCAAGGAAGAGCATTGTGTCATACCTGTAACGCTCGAATAAAAGCTGGGGCTCTTGGAAAGCATATCTGCCATCAATGCCA TGGAATAATCGACGACAAGCCACTGCGTTTCCGTGGTGAAGTATATCATCCCTACCATTTCAACTGCACGGCTTGCGGGATTGAGTTGAATGCTGATGCCAGAGAAGTTAGGTCCAGGCCTGGATTTGCGGCTAATGAGATG AATGAACTATATTGTCTGAGATGCCACGATAAAATGGGAATACCGATCTGCGGAGCTTGCCGGCGTCCGATAGAAGAAAGAGTTGTCACTGCCTTGGGAAAACATTGGCACGTAGAACACTTTGTTTGTGCAAAGTGCGAGAAGCCATTTTTAGGTCATCGTCACTACGAGAAAAAGGGCCTTGCTTACTGTGAGACTCATTATCACCAGCTCTTTGGAAACCTATGTTTTGTTTGCAACCAAGTAATTGCTGGAGATg TTTTTACGGCATTAAACAAAGCATGGTGCGTACATCATTTTGCTTGCGCATTTTGTGACCAAAAGATGAACCAAAAGACAAAATTCTTCGAATTTGACTTAAAACCCGCTTGCAAGAAATGCTACGAGAAATTTCCCCAGGAATTGAAAAGGCGTATGCGTCGTATGTACGATttaaatccaaaaaaaatacctgcctaa